The following DNA comes from Caulobacter mirabilis.
CGCAAGGAATTGCCTCCAGGCGACGTCCGGCGCGGTTTCGTCGATCCGCGGCCAGTCCGGGGTCTGGTTGCGCAGCCAGGTCAGCTGCCGCTTGGCGTAGCGGCGGGTTTCCTGGCGGGCGAGGGCGGAGGCCTCGTCCAGCGGAAGCTCGCCGCGCAGATGGGCGCCCAGTTCGCGCACGCCGACGGCCTTCATCACCGGCAGGTTCGGGTCCAGCCCGCGCGCCAGCAGCGCCCGCGTCTCCTCCAGCGCGCCTCCGGCCAGCATGGCGTCGAACCGGGCGTCGCAGCGGGCGTAGAGGGCCTCGCGCTGCGGTTCGATCACGACGGCCGACCAACTGCCCGGCTCCAGCCCCGGCGCGGTGTCGGCCTGCCAGGTGGTGAGGGGGCGTTTCGTCGCCTCGAACACCTCCATCGCCCGGGTCAGCCGCATGCGATCGCCCGGGGCGATGCGGCCCTCGGCCTTGGGATCGACGACGGCCAGCAGCTCGCGGAACCGCGCCTCGCCCAGCGTATCGAACATGTCCTCGGTCGCCCGACGCACGGCGGCGGGCGTCGGCGGGATCTCGGCCAGGCCCTCGGTCAGGGCCTTCAAATAGAGGCCGGTGCCGCCGACCACGACCGGGATCCGGCCGCGCGCGCGGATGTCGTCCAGCAGGGGCAACGCCGCCCGCGCCCAGCGGCCGACCGACCAGCCGTCGGCCCCGTCGGCGACGCCGAACAGGTGGTGCGGGGCGCGGGCCTCCTCCTCGCCGGAGGGGCGGGCGCTCAGCGCGCGCAGGTCGGCGTACAGCTGCAGGGCGTCGGCGTTGACGACCTCGCCGCCCAGGGTCTCCGCCGCGCGCAGGGCGAGGGCGGACTTGCCGCTCGCGGTCGGCCCGGCGATGAGCAGGATCGTCATGCTGGCGGCTTACGCGAACCGCGCGGGACACGCCACTGGTTCCCATCCCGGCAAATCCACGCTAGGCGGCGCGCATGAGCCTCGCCGTCACCCTCGTCGCCGCCCGCCCCGAAGACCTGCCCGCCGCGCTGGAGGTCGTGGAGCTGGCGCTGCAGGGGATCGACGCCCCGGCGTCCGCGCCGGACCTGCTGGGGCCGAACGCGGCCGACCTGATTGTGCGCAGCGATCACCGCGCCCTGGTCCGCGAGCGGGCCGAGCAGGCGCTGGCCGGCCGCGCGGTCGACGTCTGTGTCCAACTCGCGGAGGGGCGCCGCAAGAGGCTTCTGGTCGCCGACATGGACAGCACCATCATCGGCTGCGAGTGCATCGACGAGCTGGCCGACTTCGCCGGGGTGAAGGCCGAGGTCGCCGAGATCACCGAACGGGCCATGCGCGGCGAGCTGGCCTTCGAGGGCGCCCTGCGCGAGCGGGTCGGCAAGCTGAAGGGCCTGGCCCTGACCGCGCTGCAGGCCTGCTACGAGGAGCGGGTGCGGCTGAACCCGGGCGCAGAGCTCCTCGTGAAGACGATGGCCGGGAAGGGCGCGCGCTGCGTGCTGGTCTCGGGGGGCTTCACCTTCTTCACCGGACGGGTGGCCAAGGCGGCCGGCTTCCACGCCGATCAGGCCAACACCCTGATCGAGGACGGCGCGGTGCTGGCCGGAACGGTCGGCGAGCCGATCCTGGGCCGCGAGGCCAAGCTGGCGGCGCTCCAGGCCGAGGCGGCGGCCCTGGGCCTGACGCCGGCTGACGCCCTGGCCATCGGCGACGGCGCCAACGACCTGGCCATGATCGAGGCGGCCGGCCTGGGCGTCGCCTACCGCGCCAAGCCCGTCGTCGCGGCCCAGGCCGACGCCCGCGTCGACCACGCCGACCTGACCGCCATGCTCTACTTCCAGGGCTACCGGGCGGAGGAGTTCATGAGGGCGTAGGCGGAGGCGACCGCACCCCTGCCACTCCCCGCCGTCATCCTGGATCCAGCAGCCGCGGACCCGGTCCCTGCTCCGCCAGTTCGTCGTAGGGGTTCCTCAGCGGACATTCCTGCAGGGACAGGCAGCCGCAGCCGATGCAGTGGCTCATCTGGTCGCGCAGCCGGACCAGCCTCGTGATCCGGTCGTTCAACTGGTCGCGCCAGGCGGCCGACAGCCGTTCCCAGTCGGCGACCGAGACCGGTCGGTCCTGGGGCAGGGCGCTCATCGCCTCGCTGATCTCCTGCAGCGGGATGCCGGCCTTCTGCGCGGCCTTGATGATGGCGATCCGCCGCAGCACCGACCGCGGATAGCGGCGCTGGTTGCCAGCGCTGCGGCCGCTGCGGATCAGGCCGCGCGTCTCGTAGAAATGCAGGGCGGAGACCGCCACGCCGCTGCGCTCGGCGACTTCGCCGACGCTCAGTTCGCGCATCACCGTCCGGGCGTCCAGGCGACCCATGAATTCCTCGCTTGATCTCAACTTAACTTGAGGTTTTACGACTCCCGCTCCCGAACGCAAATCCGGAGCCTGCGCATGAAGCCGTTGGACCTCGCCCTGCCTGCCGTCATCGTCGAGGCCTCGCCGTCCGAGCGGATGCAGGCCCATCCGTTCGGCCGCAAGGCCACGCTCCTGGCGGTGGCCATGCTGACCATCATGGCGGCGGCCACCATCGCGCCCTCCCTGCCGGCCATCCAGGAGCGGTTCGCCGGTCCGCCGAACGCGACGCTGATGACCCGGCTGCTGGTGACTCTGCCGGGACTGTTCGTCGCCCTCTGCGCGCCGTTCGCCGGGATCGCGGCCGACCGGCTCGGACGACGGCGGCTGCTGTTGGGCGCGGTGCTGCTCTATGGCCTGGCCGGACTGTCGGGGCTGTGGCTGGACAGCCTGCCGGCGATGCTGATCGGGCGAGCGTTGCTGGGCGTGGCGGTGGCCGGGACGATGACGGCGGCGACGGCGCTGATCGGCGACTATTTCGACGACGCCGAGCGCGGGCGTTTCATGGGGCTGCAGTCGACCTTCGTCGGCGTCGGCGGGGTGGTGTTCCTGACCGGCGGCGGCCTGTTATCGGAGCTGCATTGGCGGGCGCCGTTCGCCATCTATGGCCTGGCGCTGCTGTTCCTGCCGGCGATCTGGCTGTTCCTGCAGGAGCCCTCGCGCGCCGTCCGGACCCAGGCCGGACCGACGTCGACCGAGCGTGCGCCCTGGGGCCTGGTCGCCCTGCTGCTGGCCCTGGCGACGATCAACAGCGTGCTGTTCTACATGCTGCCGACGCAGCTGCCGTTCCACCTGCAGGCCATGGGCGAGGTCGCGCCGAGCCGGGCGGGCCTGGCGCTGGCGGCGGTGAACGTGACCGGCGCCCTGGCCGGGCTGGCGTTCGGGCGGATCCGGGCGCGCCTCGGCGCCGTCCCGATCTTCGCCGGCGGGTTCGGGCTGATGGCGGCGGGTTACGGCCTGATCGCCCTGGCGGACGGCTACGGGCTGGTGGTGACCGGCGTGCTGGTGGCGGGGCTGGGGCTGGGCGTGGTCATGCCGAACCTGGGGACAACCCTGCTGGGCGCCGCGCCGGCGGCGGTGCGCGGACGGGTGTCGGGCCTGCTGACGTCGGGGATCTTCCTGGGCCAGTTCCTGTCGCCGCTCGTCAGCCAGCCGCTGATCGACCGCATCGACTTCGTCGGGACGTTCCGGACGTTCGGCCTGGTCCTGGCCGTGCTGGCGCTCGGCGCAGGGCTCGTCACCCTGCGCCGGCGTTCAGCCGCTTAGTTCGCTCCGGGGCCGCGCCCGAAGTACTTGAAGAAGGCGCTGTCGGGCGACAGCACCAGGGTCGCGTCGCCCTGACCCATGGAGGCCTCGTAGGCCTGCATCGACCGGTAGAAGGAGGCGAAGTTCGGGTCCTTGCCGAAGCTGGACGCGAACAGCTTGGCCCGTTCGGCGTCGCCTTCGCCTCGGATGGTCTCGGCCTCGCCGGTGGCGGCCGCGACGATCTCCTTGCGCTTCTGCTCGCCCTCGGCGCGGATGCGGGTGGCTTCCTGCAGGCGGGCGGTGCGCATGCGCTCGAAGACGGCGGTCTGGTTGGCGGCGGGCAGGTCGGCGCGGCGGATGCGGACGTCGATCACCTCGATGCCCAGGCGCGATGTCTGGGCCTGGCGGGCCAGGTTGGCGCGGGTCGCGGCCATCAGCGCGCCGCGCTTGGACGAGATGATCTCTTCCGAGTCGGCGGTGCCGAGCTGTTCGCGCAGAGCCGCGTTCAGGCGCTGCTCCAGGCGGGCCTCGGCGGTCTTGGAGTCGCCTAGGGCGGTGTAGAACCGCTGCGGATCGCTGATGCGGTAGCGCAGGAAGGCGTCGACCACGAGCCGTTCCTTGTTGCCGGCGGTGATCTCTTCCTCGGTGGTCTCCTGGGTCAGGTTGCGCTTGTCGAACAGGATCCGGCTCTCGAAGAACGGGATCTTGACCTTCAGGCCGGGGCCGTCGTCGGCGCCGGGCGCGTTGACCACGCGGACGATCTCGCCGACGCGGATCACCAGCGCCTGGTGGGTCTGGTCGACGACGTAGAAGGTCTGGCTCGCCACCACCAGGACGGCGGCGGCGATGATGCCGTAGAGGGTCAGGCGGCTCTGGTTCATTGGGCCGCTCCCGGGGCTTGCGGAGCCGCGGCGGCGGCCGGCGCGGTCGAGGTCTTGGGACGGAACACGTCGGGCGACAGGACGACCGGGGCGGTCACGCCCTTGCCGTCGATGATCACCTTGTTGGACCGGCTCAGGACCCGCTCCATGGTTTCGATGTACAGACGGTCGCGGGTCACGCCCGGCGCCAGGCGGTACTGTTCGTACACCTGGTTGAAGCGGGCGGCCTCACCGGCGGCCTCGCTGACGACCTGGGCGCGGTAGCCCAGCGCCTGCTGGCGGACCTTGGCGGCCTCGCCGCGCGCGGCGTTGATCGAGGCCTCGGCGTTCTGGCCGGCGGTCGCGACTTCCTGGAAGGCGGCGACGACCTCCTTGGGCGCCTGGGCGTTGCGGATCTGGATGCTGTCGACGATCACGCCGGCGCCGTAGCTGTCGAGCATGCGCTGCATCAGGGCGGCGGCCTCGGCCTGCACCTGGGCGCGGCCGGTGGAGATGATCGGGTCCAGCGCCGTGCGGCCGACGATCTCGCGCATGGCGCTCTCGCCGACGGCCTTCACCGTCGCTCCGGGGTCATCGACGTTGAACAGGTAGCGGCCCGGATTGGACACGCGCCAGTTCACCGCGAAGTTCATGTCGACGATATTCTCGTCGCCGGTCAGCATCAGGCTTTCCTCGAGCACGCTCGCGCCCTGGACGCCGCCGATGTCGGTGGTGCGGATGGTGGTGATGTCGACCTTGCGGGCGTTCTCCACGAAGGGCAGCCGGTACCAAAGGCCCGGGCCGTAGCTGCGGGTCCAGGCGCCGAAGGTGGTCACCACGGCCTCTTCCTTGGGGCCGACCAGAATCACGCCCGAGAGCAGCACCAGGGCGACGAGGCCGCCGCCGGCGATGGTCAGCACACGGCGCGAAGGCAGCGGGCCGCCGGGGCCGCGTCCGCCGCCGCCGCCGGCGCCGCGGAGCCAGGCGCTGAAGCGGCGCTGGATCTCCTCGAAGTCGGGCGGGGTTCCGGGGCCTCCGGAGGGCGGGCGTCGGGGTCCTTGCCCCGTGGGTTTGTCGTCAGGTTCGCCTTTGCCGCCGGAGGGCGGGGGAGAGCCCCAGGGGCCGGGGTTGGCGTTGTCGTTCCAAGGCATGAATTGTGCGTCGCTTTTCCGTCGTGGTTCGGCGGGCTTGCAAGCCGGCGCTGTCATGCGGATATGAGACCCCGCGCCGCACAAGGCAAGCCGATCCCGACATGACGACGTTCCAGACTTCCGCCGACAAAGACGCTGCGCTGCGTGCGCTCGACGCCGTGATTGATCCCCGGACAGGCCAGGGACTGGCCGCGGCCGGGCTGGTCCAGGGGCTGGTCGTCCGCGGCGGACGGGCAGGCTTCATGCTCGAGGTGCCCGCCGACGTCGCCGCCGCCTACGCCCCCGTCCGCGAGGCCGCCGAGCGGGCGCTGGCCGCCCTGCCAGGGATCGAGAAGGCCCAGGTGGTGCTGACGACCTCGGCGGCGGAGGGCGTCACCCGCCAGCGCAAGGGCGCCCGTCTGGCCGGCGATCCCGCCGCCGAGCCCAAGCCGCCGCAGGAGGCCCAGCGTCCCGACCATGTGAAGCGGGTGATCGCCGTGGCCAGCGGCAAGGGCGGGGTCGGCAAGTCCACCGTCTCGACCAACCTGGCCGTCGCCCTGGCCGGTCTGGGCCTGAACGTCGGCCTGCTCGACGCCGACGTCTACGGCCCTTCGGCGCCGCGGATGATGGGGATCGACGCCGATCCGCAGTTCGTCGACGGCAAGCTGCAGCCGCTGGAAGCCCACAGCGTGAAGGTGATGTCGATCGGTTTCATGGTCGACGAGGGCGCGCCGATGATCTGGCGCGGGCCGATGGCCTCGTCCGCCGTGCGCCAGATGGTCCAGGACGTGCGCTGGGGCACGGAGGCCGCGCCGCTGGACGTGCTGGTCGTCGACCTGCCGCCGGGCACGGGCGACATCCACCTGACCCTGGTCCAGAAGCTGGCGGTCGACGGCGTGGTGATCGTCTCGACGCCGCAGGAGATCGCGCTGATCGACGCGCGCCGCGCCGCCGCGATGTTCCAGAAAACGGCGACGCCGATCCTGGGCGTGATCGAGAACATGGCCTTCTTCGCCGATCCGGCGACCGGCGCGCCGATCCCGATCTTCGGCAGCGGCGGCGCCAAGGCCGAGGCGGCGGCTCTGGGCGTGCCAGTGCTGGCCGAGATCCCGATCGAGATCGCGGTGCGGGAGGCCGGCGACAACGGCGCGCCCATCGTTACGCGGGACCAGGGCGGCGCGGCCGCCGAGGCCTTCCGCGCGGCCGCCAGGGCGTTGCTGTAGGTCCGTTCTTCTATTCTCGCGTCATCCTGGCGCTCGTCGCGAGGCCCCACGCGTGACGAGGCAAAGAAAAAGGGCGCGGATCGCTCCGCGCCCTTTCTGTCGTTCGCCATGCTCCCGGGTCCTCGCGACGAGCGCGAGGATGACGGCGTGGGCGTTGCTTAGAACGCCCAGCGGGCGCCGGCGCTCAGCACCACGGCCGAGCCCTCGACCGTGCCCTTCAGGTTCACGGGGGTGGCCAGCGGGGTGCCGCCGTAGACCACGTCCGTGCGGTCGATCGTGCTCTTGTCGAAGCTGATGTAGGACGCGGCCAGGTCGACGCTGAAGCGGTCGTTGAAGGTCTTGGTCGCGCCGGCCGCGAACAGCCACCGGTCGCCGTCCGGCACCCGGGCGCTGCGGCCGATGTCCGGCGTCGGGGTCGGGTCGTACTGGACGCCGGCGCGCAGGGTCCAGTCCGGACGCCACTGGTAGTCGACGCCGACAGCGGCGGTGGTGGTGTCCTCGTAGTTCTGCTCGATCGACTGGCTGCGGCCGGCGGGCAGGGCGACGTGGATCGACTCGAACTCGCTCCAGCCGACGCGCTGGATCTGGGCGTTCAGCGTGGTCTTCTCGCCGAGGCGCCAGCGGGCGCCCAGGGTGGCGATCCAGGGCGTGGTGAAGCTGGCCTGGCCGTCGATCTTCATGTTGGCCGCGGCGGCCGGGCCCAGCAGGCCGCTGACTTCCACCGCGCCGTCGAGCTTGTGCTCGACCTTCGAGCGGTAGCTGGCGCCGATGGTCAGGTCCGGGGTCGGGTGCAGCTGCGCGCCGACGACCCAGCCGGCGTCCCAGCCGTCGCCCCGGAGCTCCTGACGGCCGTCGGCCAGCGCCGGCGACAGGTTCGGCATGGCCGAGGTCAGGGTGGCGTCGCTGTAGACCAGGCTCACGCCGGCGCCGAGGTCGAGCCAGTCGTTGACGTGGTAGCCGACGGTGGCCTGGACGTCGGCGGTCAGCAGGCGCGACTTCAGGGCGTCGTAACGGGTCCAGCTGTCGCCCTTGTAGTAGCTGGTGAAGCTGTAGGGCGAGGCCACCGACAGGCCCAGGGCCACGCGGTCGGTCAGCTTCCAGGCGACGCCGCCCGAGGGCAGCACGCCGTTGTTGATCGGGTCGTCGATCCGGCCGGCGCCGCCGACCGGCGCGGCGGCCTGGCCGGGACGGGTGATGGTGCTGCCGTTGTCGTTGACCTCGGAGTTGACCAGGATCCCGCTGACGCTGCCGTAGACTTCGCTGCGGTCGAGGCCGGCGATGGCGGCGGGGTTCCACCACAGGCTGGCGACGCCCTTGTCGGCGACTTCGCCGGAGTAGGCGCGGCCGGTGCCGCGGGCGGATTGTTCCTGCAGGTAGAAGCCGGCGGCCGACGCCTGCGAAGCGAAGGTCAGAACGCCGACGGCGGCGCCGAGCGCCAGGACGGATTTGGACAGGGTCATGGGGGGAGGACCTTTCGGGGGCGCCCCATGCGGGGCGATTCCGCGTCCATAACGCCGCAATTCGGATAGTGTTGCTATTTTTGCAACAGATATCGTTGCAATCCCAACTGTGTCGGGAAGGTGGCTCGGACGCCTCATGCGTCTTCATGTGGGCTATGAACCGAACTCGCGCAGAAGTCGACTTGCCTGTGGGCTTCCCGTGGCGTCGATTTCGCCATCGAGGATGACGAAGACTGCGGTGGGGCTCGTGAAACGGCCCGTCGAGTACACGGAGTCTTGATCGCCGCCGCGTCGGCTCCCCCAAACGAAAAGCGACCAAGCTCGCTCGATGGTCGTGGACAACATCCGCCCGGCGACGCTTGGCCCTGATCATTCTGGACAACCTCGCCCGTGAGGTCCGCTTGACGACGGACGAGGCCGGTCACTACCTCCACGTTGGCCGCGAGTTCGCCGAGCATGGCGTGGTTCGTCATGGCCGCGCCGAGTACGTCAGCCCGGAAGATCGCACGATCCACACCAACACCATCGAAGGCTATTTCAGCATCTTCAAGCGCGGCATGAAGGGCGTCTACCAGCACGCTTCCAAGCGCCATATGCACCGCCATCTCGCCGAGTTTGACTTCCGCTACAGCAACCGCGCCGCCCTTGGCGTGGACGACGCTAAGCGGGCCGAACTGGCGCTGAAGGGCATGGTCGGCAAGCGCCTGACCTATCGGGGGCCTGATCGGTCAGAAGGCGTCCACGCCTAAGAGGTTGCGGCGCAAGGGCAATCAGCGATGGCGCACAAAGCGGCGTCGCCCGATTGACCCGGACTCGCCCCTGTGAGACGATTCAGTTGGCCTCCGCCGGATGACAAGAGCCCCAACGGGCGCTTCGAAAGATAGTCCGGACCGGAGGCCACTTTCGTTCAGTAGTAGTGCTTCCCGCCGTGCGCCCACATGTCGTACTCGTGGACTACCTTGTCGCGGATCAAGGCGTAGGAGCGAGCGTCCTCGCGCTCCCATTTCCGCTGAATTGCCCAGATGCAGTAGTCGGCGACCTGTAGGCACGGGTCGCTCGCAGATGGCCAGAAGCTGGTCGCCCACTGTCGGCGCCCGATGGTCTGTTGGACTACATCATTCACGGCATCGGTGAAGGCGCCTTGGCCTTTCTTCGTGCCGACCGAAGCGGCCGTAATGTGGAGTTCCTCGCCGGCAGTCAGGTAGTGCTTCTGCGAATGCCGGAAGTGATAGAGCCATCCGTACTTGTAGAAGCGTTCCCTCGATTCCCGGACTTGAGGCTGCGCCTTGGACTTCTCCATGATTGTGGCGTGGATCTGAAACTTGGCGGACTTCAGCAGTTCGAACACTTCGTTCCGAACCGATTGCTTATCTGTAGAGGCATGGAAGTAGTCCCCAAGCGGCATCTTCCGCCATGCCATGTCACGCCGAAGCGCGAGGAGTTCGGTCCCAATGTCGCAGGATTCCAGAACCACTGTGCCTAGGATAAAATAGCGAGGTACGTTGTCCCCGCGTGTGAACGCGAAGTCCCCCGCCTCGTCTGCGAAGAGATAGAGCCGCCCCATGGGCAACACGAAACGCGATAGCGGTGATCAGAGTCAACTGGAGCGGTTCCGCGACCTAGCCCGTGAGCTAGAAGCCGACGAGAGCGAAGAGGCCTTCGAAGCTACGGTGAAGAAGATCGTCCAGGCGCCGAAGCCTGAGAAGACGGACGAAGAGTGAGGGCTATTCTCCTTGCGGCGCTGATCTTCCTTGGCGGATGCGGCGGCCCCAAGCTGAGCGACAGGCAACGCGACGAGGTGTCGGATATCGCTTCAGCGGAGGCGCACGATGCTATGAGCGACTCTTCGAAGGTCTCGGAGCTTGAGGGCCGGATCGACGATCTAGAGGCGCGGCTCGAAGAGTTGGAAAGCCGAGAGCCCGCTCAGGGCTACTAGCCCTGTTTGCAAAGTACATAATTGCCAACGAAAAAGCCCCCTTCCGCCGGGAAGGGGGCTTCTCGGATCGGGGGCTGAAGAGCGGTTTAGCCGCCGGCCATCTTGCGGAAGAACTTCTGGCCCTGCTCGCCGCCGGCGAAGTAGGCCTTCTGACCGGCGTCGTCGGTGATCTTGCCCCAGTTGTCGCGGACTTCCTCGGCCGACAGGCCGCCTTCGCCCAGGTACACGCCCTCGGTCTCGATGATCCGCGACAGGGCGAACACGCCCGCGCCGGCGGTCAGGATGGCGCCCGTGGGGGCTTCGTCCGAGGCCAGGTAGACCACGCCCGGGGTGACGTATTCCGGCTTCAGCTTCTCCAGCACTTCCGGCGGCATCAGGCCCTCGGTCATGCGGGTGGCCGCGACCGGGCTGATGGCGTTGATGTGGACGTTGTTCTTCTGGCCCTCGAGCTTGATGGTGTTCATGAAGCCGATGATGCCGAGCTTGGCCGCGCCGTAGTTGCTCTGGCCGAAGTTGCCGTACAGGCCCGACGACGAGGTCGTCACGACGATGCGGCCGAAGTTCTGGGCCTTCATGATCTCCCAGGCGGCCTTCACCGGCTTGACCGTGCCCATCAGGTGGACGTTCAGCACCAGTTCGAAGTCGGCGATCTCCATCTTGGAGAACGACTTGTCGCGCAGGATGCCGGCGTTGGCGATCAGGATGTCGATGCGGCCCCAGGCGTCCATGGCCTGCTGGATCATCAGGGCGACGCCGGCGTCGTCGGTCACCGACGAGCCGTTGGCGATGGCTTCCCCGCCGAAGGCCTTGATCTCGGCGACCACGGCCTCGGCCGCGGCGGAGCTGCCGCCCGAGCCGTCCATCGAACCGCCCAGGTCGTTGACCACGACCTTGGCGCCGCGGCGGGCGAGTTCGAGGGCGTGCTGACGACCCAGGCCGCCGCCGGCGCCCGTGACGATCGCGACTTTCCCGTCGAAGCGGATGTCGGCCATGTGCGTATTCCCCTTGCGCTGAACGCTCGTTTGATTGTCGTCCGGCGTTTTGCGGCGCAGCAGAGGAGGCGTCAAGCCATGCCCCTAGGGGAAAGGGGCGCGGTCAGGCCCGGCTCCGGCCGAACACCTCCATCAGCTCGGCCACCTTGCGGCGCTGCTCCTCGGCGTCGCCGCTGGCGATCGCGCCCTCGACGCAGTGGGCGACGTGGTCCTTGAGGATCTCCTCCTCGACCTTGCGCAAGGCGGCCTGCACGGCGGCGATCTGGGTGATCACGTC
Coding sequences within:
- the hflC gene encoding protease modulator HflC; amino-acid sequence: MNQSRLTLYGIIAAAVLVVASQTFYVVDQTHQALVIRVGEIVRVVNAPGADDGPGLKVKIPFFESRILFDKRNLTQETTEEEITAGNKERLVVDAFLRYRISDPQRFYTALGDSKTAEARLEQRLNAALREQLGTADSEEIISSKRGALMAATRANLARQAQTSRLGIEVIDVRIRRADLPAANQTAVFERMRTARLQEATRIRAEGEQKRKEIVAAATGEAETIRGEGDAERAKLFASSFGKDPNFASFYRSMQAYEASMGQGDATLVLSPDSAFFKYFGRGPGAN
- a CDS encoding metal-sensitive transcriptional regulator; translated protein: MHRENKTSVQKRLNRIEGQVRGLSKMIAEDRYCIDVITQIAAVQAALRKVEEEILKDHVAHCVEGAIASGDAEEQRRKVAELMEVFGRSRA
- a CDS encoding Mrp/NBP35 family ATP-binding protein, with translation MTTFQTSADKDAALRALDAVIDPRTGQGLAAAGLVQGLVVRGGRAGFMLEVPADVAAAYAPVREAAERALAALPGIEKAQVVLTTSAAEGVTRQRKGARLAGDPAAEPKPPQEAQRPDHVKRVIAVASGKGGVGKSTVSTNLAVALAGLGLNVGLLDADVYGPSAPRMMGIDADPQFVDGKLQPLEAHSVKVMSIGFMVDEGAPMIWRGPMASSAVRQMVQDVRWGTEAAPLDVLVVDLPPGTGDIHLTLVQKLAVDGVVIVSTPQEIALIDARRAAAMFQKTATPILGVIENMAFFADPATGAPIPIFGSGGAKAEAAALGVPVLAEIPIEIAVREAGDNGAPIVTRDQGGAAAEAFRAAARALL
- a CDS encoding MFS transporter: MKPLDLALPAVIVEASPSERMQAHPFGRKATLLAVAMLTIMAAATIAPSLPAIQERFAGPPNATLMTRLLVTLPGLFVALCAPFAGIAADRLGRRRLLLGAVLLYGLAGLSGLWLDSLPAMLIGRALLGVAVAGTMTAATALIGDYFDDAERGRFMGLQSTFVGVGGVVFLTGGGLLSELHWRAPFAIYGLALLFLPAIWLFLQEPSRAVRTQAGPTSTERAPWGLVALLLALATINSVLFYMLPTQLPFHLQAMGEVAPSRAGLALAAVNVTGALAGLAFGRIRARLGAVPIFAGGFGLMAAGYGLIALADGYGLVVTGVLVAGLGLGVVMPNLGTTLLGAAPAAVRGRVSGLLTSGIFLGQFLSPLVSQPLIDRIDFVGTFRTFGLVLAVLALGAGLVTLRRRSAA
- the miaA gene encoding tRNA (adenosine(37)-N6)-dimethylallyltransferase MiaA; translated protein: MTILLIAGPTASGKSALALRAAETLGGEVVNADALQLYADLRALSARPSGEEEARAPHHLFGVADGADGWSVGRWARAALPLLDDIRARGRIPVVVGGTGLYLKALTEGLAEIPPTPAAVRRATEDMFDTLGEARFRELLAVVDPKAEGRIAPGDRMRLTRAMEVFEATKRPLTTWQADTAPGLEPGSWSAVVIEPQREALYARCDARFDAMLAGGALEETRALLARGLDPNLPVMKAVGVRELGAHLRGELPLDEASALARQETRRYAKRQLTWLRNQTPDWPRIDETAPDVAWRQFLALNPRLTPSD
- a CDS encoding OmpP1/FadL family transporter — encoded protein: MTLSKSVLALGAAVGVLTFASQASAAGFYLQEQSARGTGRAYSGEVADKGVASLWWNPAAIAGLDRSEVYGSVSGILVNSEVNDNGSTITRPGQAAAPVGGAGRIDDPINNGVLPSGGVAWKLTDRVALGLSVASPYSFTSYYKGDSWTRYDALKSRLLTADVQATVGYHVNDWLDLGAGVSLVYSDATLTSAMPNLSPALADGRQELRGDGWDAGWVVGAQLHPTPDLTIGASYRSKVEHKLDGAVEVSGLLGPAAAANMKIDGQASFTTPWIATLGARWRLGEKTTLNAQIQRVGWSEFESIHVALPAGRSQSIEQNYEDTTTAAVGVDYQWRPDWTLRAGVQYDPTPTPDIGRSARVPDGDRWLFAAGATKTFNDRFSVDLAASYISFDKSTIDRTDVVYGGTPLATPVNLKGTVEGSAVVLSAGARWAF
- the hflK gene encoding FtsH protease activity modulator HflK translates to MPWNDNANPGPWGSPPPSGGKGEPDDKPTGQGPRRPPSGGPGTPPDFEEIQRRFSAWLRGAGGGGGRGPGGPLPSRRVLTIAGGGLVALVLLSGVILVGPKEEAVVTTFGAWTRSYGPGLWYRLPFVENARKVDITTIRTTDIGGVQGASVLEESLMLTGDENIVDMNFAVNWRVSNPGRYLFNVDDPGATVKAVGESAMREIVGRTALDPIISTGRAQVQAEAAALMQRMLDSYGAGVIVDSIQIRNAQAPKEVVAAFQEVATAGQNAEASINAARGEAAKVRQQALGYRAQVVSEAAGEAARFNQVYEQYRLAPGVTRDRLYIETMERVLSRSNKVIIDGKGVTAPVVLSPDVFRPKTSTAPAAAAAPQAPGAAQ
- the serB gene encoding phosphoserine phosphatase SerB → MSLAVTLVAARPEDLPAALEVVELALQGIDAPASAPDLLGPNAADLIVRSDHRALVRERAEQALAGRAVDVCVQLAEGRRKRLLVADMDSTIIGCECIDELADFAGVKAEVAEITERAMRGELAFEGALRERVGKLKGLALTALQACYEERVRLNPGAELLVKTMAGKGARCVLVSGGFTFFTGRVAKAAGFHADQANTLIEDGAVLAGTVGEPILGREAKLAALQAEAAALGLTPADALAIGDGANDLAMIEAAGLGVAYRAKPVVAAQADARVDHADLTAMLYFQGYRAEEFMRA
- a CDS encoding SDR family NAD(P)-dependent oxidoreductase produces the protein MADIRFDGKVAIVTGAGGGLGRQHALELARRGAKVVVNDLGGSMDGSGGSSAAAEAVVAEIKAFGGEAIANGSSVTDDAGVALMIQQAMDAWGRIDILIANAGILRDKSFSKMEIADFELVLNVHLMGTVKPVKAAWEIMKAQNFGRIVVTTSSSGLYGNFGQSNYGAAKLGIIGFMNTIKLEGQKNNVHINAISPVAATRMTEGLMPPEVLEKLKPEYVTPGVVYLASDEAPTGAILTAGAGVFALSRIIETEGVYLGEGGLSAEEVRDNWGKITDDAGQKAYFAGGEQGQKFFRKMAGG
- the soxR gene encoding redox-sensitive transcriptional activator SoxR translates to MGRLDARTVMRELSVGEVAERSGVAVSALHFYETRGLIRSGRSAGNQRRYPRSVLRRIAIIKAAQKAGIPLQEISEAMSALPQDRPVSVADWERLSAAWRDQLNDRITRLVRLRDQMSHCIGCGCLSLQECPLRNPYDELAEQGPGPRLLDPG
- a CDS encoding DUF3800 domain-containing protein; translated protein: MGRLYLFADEAGDFAFTRGDNVPRYFILGTVVLESCDIGTELLALRRDMAWRKMPLGDYFHASTDKQSVRNEVFELLKSAKFQIHATIMEKSKAQPQVRESRERFYKYGWLYHFRHSQKHYLTAGEELHITAASVGTKKGQGAFTDAVNDVVQQTIGRRQWATSFWPSASDPCLQVADYCIWAIQRKWEREDARSYALIRDKVVHEYDMWAHGGKHYY